The proteins below come from a single Chryseobacterium nepalense genomic window:
- a CDS encoding NHLP leader peptide family RiPP precursor has protein sequence MEFTQEQKFYAQIVQKAWESAEFKNDLMANPIEAIEKLTGQKLNLPEGKTLVVRDQSDESVVYVNIPAAPKNSEDLELTEAELEAVSGGGTIVTTISTPTIVPTIIVLTVVPSPTFPTKDIQL, from the coding sequence ATGGAATTTACTCAAGAACAAAAATTTTATGCACAGATTGTGCAAAAAGCATGGGAAAGTGCAGAATTTAAAAATGATCTGATGGCTAATCCTATTGAAGCCATAGAAAAATTAACAGGGCAAAAACTAAATTTACCAGAGGGTAAGACTTTAGTAGTAAGAGATCAATCTGATGAATCTGTGGTATATGTTAATATTCCTGCAGCTCCTAAAAATTCAGAAGATTTAGAACTTACAGAAGCTGAATTGGAAGCTGTATCCGGAGGAGGCACAATTGTTACAACCATTTCGACACCTACTATTGTACCTACTATTATCGTATTGACAGTGGTACCTAGCCCAACATTCCCAACCAAAGATATTCAATTATAA
- a CDS encoding NHLP leader peptide family RiPP precursor — protein MEFTQEQKTYAEIVQKAWEDAEFKKELVNDPVAAIEKLTGKKLNLPEGKKLIVRDQSDESAVYINIPAAPKNTADAELSEEQLEAVSGGVSSIWPLDDTFPGGTGPCFPPFILTTI, from the coding sequence ATGGAATTCACTCAAGAACAAAAAACGTACGCAGAAATCGTACAAAAAGCATGGGAAGATGCAGAGTTCAAAAAAGAACTGGTAAACGACCCTGTAGCTGCCATCGAAAAATTAACGGGTAAAAAACTGAATTTACCGGAAGGAAAAAAATTAATCGTAAGAGATCAGTCTGATGAATCTGCGGTTTACATCAACATTCCGGCCGCTCCGAAAAACACGGCTGATGCAGAACTAAGCGAAGAGCAGCTGGAAGCAGTTTCTGGCGGGGTTAGCTCGATCTGGCCTTTAGACGATACTTTTCCTGGAGGAACAGGACCTTGTTTCCCTCCATTTATTTTAACTACTATCTAA
- a CDS encoding NHLP leader peptide family RiPP precursor, whose translation MEFTQEQKTYAEIVQKAWEDAAFKKELVNNPVAAIEKLTGKKLNLPEGKKLVVRDQSDESVVYINIPAPAKNSVDAELNEEQLEALSGGIAAGGYIPDFPFPGGTTGPYNPFPPIFSE comes from the coding sequence ATGGAATTTACTCAGGAACAAAAAACGTACGCAGAAATCGTACAAAAAGCATGGGAAGATGCAGCGTTCAAAAAAGAACTTGTAAACAATCCCGTAGCTGCCATCGAAAAATTAACAGGTAAAAAGCTAAATCTGCCGGAAGGAAAAAAATTAGTCGTAAGAGATCAGAGTGATGAATCGGTTGTTTACATTAATATTCCTGCACCTGCTAAAAATTCTGTAGACGCAGAACTCAACGAAGAGCAGCTGGAAGCCCTTTCTGGTGGAATTGCTGCCGGAGGATACATACCGGACTTTCCTTTTCCCGGAGGAACCACAGGACCTTACAATCCTTTTCCGCCAATTTTCAGCGAATAA
- a CDS encoding NHLP leader peptide family RiPP precursor, translated as MEITQEQKMYAEIVQKAWENAEFKNELVNNPIEVIEKLTGKKLNLPEGKRIIVRDQTDESSLYINIPAKPNNDDIELNENQLEMVAGGADTGIIKDVVDFLSSLSLYSPK; from the coding sequence ATGGAAATCACTCAAGAACAAAAAATGTACGCTGAAATTGTACAGAAAGCATGGGAAAATGCTGAGTTTAAAAATGAACTTGTAAACAACCCTATTGAAGTTATTGAAAAACTCACAGGAAAAAAACTGAATCTTCCTGAAGGTAAAAGAATTATAGTTCGGGATCAGACAGACGAATCGTCTTTATACATCAACATTCCGGCGAAACCTAATAATGACGATATCGAGCTTAATGAGAACCAGCTGGAAATGGTAGCCGGAGGCGCGGACACAGGAATTATAAAAGATGTTGTGGATTTCTTGTCCTCACTAAGCCTTTATTCACCCAAATAA
- a CDS encoding NHLP leader peptide family RiPP precursor, which translates to MANLSFLNSVALQYQNNEIMEVKTAQQVLQLVISKAWEDLSFRKELIENPVTAIENLTGAKITLPEGKELIIADQSDNSKIFVNIPSEPDLENMELSEGQLEAIAGGGQNVMGSIVDVLFPKLHDFIKL; encoded by the coding sequence TTGGCAAATTTATCATTCTTAAACAGTGTAGCTTTACAATATCAGAACAACGAAATAATGGAAGTAAAAACTGCACAACAAGTATTACAATTAGTGATCTCTAAAGCCTGGGAAGACCTGAGCTTCAGAAAAGAATTAATTGAGAATCCGGTAACAGCCATTGAAAACCTTACCGGCGCAAAGATCACCTTACCGGAAGGAAAAGAGCTTATCATAGCAGACCAGTCTGACAATTCTAAAATTTTCGTGAACATACCCTCCGAGCCGGATTTGGAAAACATGGAACTTTCCGAAGGCCAGTTGGAAGCTATTGCAGGAGGAGGACAAAACGTAATGGGAAGTATTGTGGACGTGCTATTTCCGAAATTACACGATTTTATAAAACTATAA
- a CDS encoding adenylate/guanylate cyclase domain-containing protein, whose protein sequence is MKRFQILSTLLFFLVLGTQKLGFFGQVSADPVKNTIPKTSQNGDDFYQKGEALQNAGNYAEALHFFENSLDIYKEKGNTKGAGDALNKIGTMYYYQGKYLEAMNYFNRCAEVYQKINNIKGVSSAMNNIGAIHYYLGNHLKALEYYKKAVGIQEKLGDQKIIAATTQNIGGIYLNIKDFGNAMKYYKKANAIYQKLNDQKSLAQNLNGIGEVYMKQHDFKNARENFIKSLQIAEALNDKQKITEVLFNLGELFRMQNDVEQARNYYNQSLKTAVKINNLQYTSVSQIALGNILLQKGKAEEARIKCETALSMAEKLGAVSVKKDACDCLYKTYKLLGNNKKALDYYEKNQAFKDSLQSEQTSNKILGMEFQQKQLLDSLSFVKKEHLIQTRHKEEVEKKERQKNYIMLTLFFILIIAAGLWNRLAFMKKSREAIRVEKDNSERLLLNILPQEIADELKEKGYVDARNFSMVSILFTDFKSFTETSEKLSPQELVEEINICFKAFDSISEKYKIEKIKTIGDSYMAAGGIPQPHKDSLRNIVCAGIEMQEFMLKRKLENSTGKPVFEMRLGIHVGPIVAGIVGVKKFQYDVWGDTVNTASRMESNGMTGKVNISEYLYEQIKDEKDFSFHYRGNIQVKGKGEIKMYFVERNQETSASYAAVAFIGQ, encoded by the coding sequence ATGAAAAGGTTTCAGATACTTTCAACACTCCTCTTTTTTCTGGTCTTAGGAACTCAGAAACTGGGATTTTTCGGTCAGGTAAGTGCTGATCCGGTAAAAAATACAATTCCGAAAACCAGCCAAAACGGGGATGATTTTTATCAGAAAGGAGAAGCGTTGCAGAATGCAGGAAACTATGCCGAAGCACTGCACTTTTTTGAAAACAGCCTTGATATTTATAAAGAAAAAGGAAACACCAAAGGAGCCGGAGATGCTTTAAATAAAATCGGAACCATGTATTATTACCAGGGAAAATACCTTGAAGCCATGAATTACTTCAACCGGTGTGCTGAGGTTTATCAGAAAATCAATAATATCAAAGGGGTTTCTTCTGCGATGAATAATATCGGGGCTATTCATTATTATTTAGGAAACCATCTGAAAGCACTGGAATATTACAAAAAAGCCGTCGGAATTCAGGAAAAACTGGGCGATCAGAAAATTATTGCGGCCACCACCCAGAACATTGGCGGAATTTATTTGAATATTAAAGATTTCGGCAATGCCATGAAATATTATAAAAAGGCAAATGCGATTTATCAAAAGCTGAATGATCAGAAATCTTTAGCGCAAAATCTCAACGGAATCGGAGAAGTATATATGAAACAGCATGATTTCAAAAATGCCCGTGAAAATTTCATCAAATCCTTACAGATTGCAGAAGCTTTAAATGATAAGCAGAAAATAACGGAAGTTTTATTTAATCTCGGGGAACTGTTCAGAATGCAGAATGATGTGGAACAGGCAAGGAATTATTATAATCAGTCGCTGAAAACTGCAGTAAAAATCAATAACCTTCAATATACAAGTGTCTCGCAGATTGCCCTCGGAAATATTCTTCTGCAGAAAGGAAAAGCCGAAGAAGCAAGAATAAAATGTGAAACCGCTCTTTCCATGGCTGAAAAACTGGGTGCCGTGAGTGTAAAAAAGGATGCCTGCGATTGTCTGTATAAAACATATAAACTTTTAGGAAACAATAAAAAAGCGCTGGATTATTACGAAAAGAACCAGGCGTTCAAAGACAGCCTGCAGTCTGAACAAACTTCTAATAAAATTTTAGGAATGGAATTTCAGCAGAAACAGTTGCTAGACAGTCTTTCTTTTGTTAAAAAAGAACATCTGATCCAAACCAGACATAAGGAGGAAGTGGAAAAAAAGGAAAGACAGAAAAATTACATCATGCTTACGCTTTTCTTTATCCTGATTATTGCAGCCGGATTATGGAACCGCCTGGCTTTCATGAAAAAGTCCAGGGAGGCTATCCGTGTGGAGAAAGACAATTCCGAAAGATTATTATTAAACATTCTTCCGCAGGAAATTGCCGACGAGCTGAAAGAAAAAGGCTATGTGGATGCCCGGAATTTCAGTATGGTTTCCATTCTTTTCACCGATTTTAAATCATTCACGGAAACTTCTGAAAAACTCTCGCCTCAGGAATTGGTTGAAGAGATCAATATCTGTTTTAAAGCTTTTGACAGTATTTCTGAAAAGTACAAAATCGAAAAAATAAAAACCATCGGCGATTCTTATATGGCAGCCGGAGGTATTCCCCAGCCTCATAAGGATTCTTTACGGAATATTGTCTGCGCAGGTATTGAAATGCAGGAATTCATGCTGAAAAGAAAACTGGAAAATTCAACCGGCAAGCCGGTATTCGAAATGCGTCTGGGAATTCATGTCGGGCCCATAGTTGCCGGAATTGTCGGAGTAAAAAAATTCCAGTACGACGTTTGGGGTGACACCGTGAATACAGCAAGCCGCATGGAGAGCAACGGCATGACCGGAAAAGTAAACATCAGCGAATATTTATATGAACAAATTAAAGATGAAAAAGACTTTTCTTTTCACTACAGAGGAAATATCCAGGTAAAGGGAAAAGGAGAAATCAAAATGTATTTCGTGGAAAGAAACCAGGAAACATCGGCATCATACGCTGCTGTAGCCTTCATCGGACAATAA
- a CDS encoding NHLP leader peptide family RiPP precursor — MSTKNEQEALQSIVQKAWKDPVFKQNLIANPKQTIESFLGRSMNIPEGKNIAVVDQSNPATIFINIPAEPDMDDMELNEDQLDIVAGGSGQADPPPVILIISNSNGDLFGGN; from the coding sequence ATGAGCACTAAGAATGAACAGGAAGCCCTGCAATCCATAGTACAGAAAGCATGGAAGGATCCGGTATTTAAACAAAATCTGATTGCCAATCCGAAACAGACTATTGAAAGTTTTTTAGGACGTTCCATGAACATTCCTGAAGGCAAAAACATTGCTGTTGTAGATCAATCCAACCCGGCAACAATTTTTATCAATATTCCGGCAGAGCCTGATATGGATGATATGGAACTGAACGAAGATCAACTGGATATCGTAGCCGGAGGTTCGGGACAGGCTGATCCGCCACCGGTAATTCTTATTATCAGTAATTCGAATGGCGATTTATTTGGTGGGAATTAA
- the arsB gene encoding ACR3 family arsenite efflux transporter: protein MQTKLKFPDNFLTLWIFLAMFLGVSLGYFFPGIAEMADRMSAGTTNIPLAIGLIVMMYPPLAKVDYTLLPKIFQDKKAIGISLILNWIIGPVLMFILAVVFLRNEPDYMIGLILIGLARCIAMVLVWNDLAKGNREYGALLVALNSIFQVLSYSFMVWLFINVLPEKLGLAHFDVTVSVKDVTKSVLIYLGIPFLAGFLSRYFLIRLKGTEWYNRKFIPAVSPLTLYALLLTIVLMFSLKGDTIVKLPLDVVKVAIPLIIYFMLMFFVSFFINKSLNIPYDKNASVSFTATGNNFELAIAVSIAVFGISSQQAFVGVIGPLVEVPVLILLVKISLWLKKRYYS from the coding sequence ATGCAAACAAAATTAAAATTTCCCGATAACTTCCTTACTCTTTGGATATTCCTGGCCATGTTTTTGGGAGTAAGCTTAGGATATTTCTTTCCCGGAATTGCCGAAATGGCCGATAGGATGTCCGCAGGAACCACAAATATCCCATTAGCAATCGGGCTAATCGTCATGATGTATCCTCCGCTGGCAAAAGTTGACTACACATTATTACCTAAAATCTTTCAGGATAAAAAAGCAATCGGAATCTCTTTAATTTTAAACTGGATAATCGGGCCTGTTCTAATGTTTATACTGGCCGTCGTTTTTTTAAGAAACGAACCGGACTATATGATCGGGCTTATTCTTATTGGTTTGGCAAGATGTATCGCTATGGTTCTTGTATGGAACGACCTGGCAAAAGGGAATCGTGAATATGGCGCATTGCTGGTAGCGCTGAACAGTATTTTTCAAGTATTGAGTTACAGCTTTATGGTATGGCTTTTCATTAATGTTTTACCTGAAAAATTAGGGCTTGCACATTTCGACGTCACCGTATCAGTGAAAGATGTTACTAAAAGTGTTTTGATCTATCTGGGAATTCCTTTCCTGGCCGGTTTCTTAAGCCGTTATTTTTTAATCAGACTGAAAGGAACAGAATGGTACAACAGGAAATTTATTCCTGCCGTTTCTCCTCTTACATTATATGCATTGTTATTAACAATTGTATTGATGTTCAGCCTTAAAGGCGACACCATTGTCAAACTGCCTTTAGACGTTGTAAAAGTGGCCATTCCTCTCATCATTTACTTTATGCTGATGTTTTTTGTAAGTTTCTTTATCAACAAATCACTGAATATCCCTTATGATAAAAATGCATCCGTATCATTTACCGCAACAGGAAACAATTTTGAGCTGGCCATCGCTGTATCCATTGCTGTTTTCGGAATCAGTTCCCAACAGGCTTTTGTAGGCGTCATCGGCCCGTTGGTGGAAGTTCCGGTTCTTATTCTGCTTGTAAAAATAAGCTTGTGGCTTAAAAAACGATATTATAGCTAG
- a CDS encoding GNAT family N-acetyltransferase: protein MEVISINKNHYPDIAEIYRQGIETGMATFEISVPSWESWNENKLKHSRLIAFENNEALGWVALSKVSSRCVYEGVAEVSIYVSKNHRGKGVGKILMEHLINESETHGIWTLQSGMFPENEATIALHKLFGFRIIGYREKIGRLGGIWRDSVLMERRSKIVGTD from the coding sequence ATGGAAGTTATATCAATCAATAAAAATCATTATCCGGATATCGCTGAAATATACAGGCAAGGTATCGAAACAGGCATGGCAACATTTGAAATTTCCGTTCCTTCATGGGAAAGCTGGAATGAAAATAAATTGAAACACAGCAGATTGATAGCATTTGAAAATAACGAAGCGTTGGGATGGGTGGCTTTGTCTAAAGTAAGCAGCCGTTGCGTTTATGAAGGTGTTGCTGAAGTAAGCATTTATGTATCCAAAAATCACAGAGGAAAAGGGGTGGGAAAAATACTGATGGAACATCTCATTAATGAAAGTGAAACCCACGGAATCTGGACTTTGCAGTCGGGAATGTTTCCCGAAAACGAAGCAACCATAGCTTTGCATAAGCTTTTTGGATTCAGAATCATAGGCTATCGCGAAAAAATAGGCAGACTGGGAGGAATTTGGAGAGATAGCGTACTGATGGAAAGAAGGAGTAAAATAGTAGGAACAGATTAA
- a CDS encoding protein-tyrosine-phosphatase: MYPKLSETLGLMKHQEISQERKNTLAPLIDFIQKKMDKKTEIRINFICTHNSRRSHLAQIWAQTAAAYYDIPGLSSYSGGTEETALFPKVAETLIRQGFFITKISDSENPVYAVKYDENSHPIIGFSKKYDSSFNPLREFAAVMTCSQADGGCPFIAGAEQRIAITFDDPKVSDGTPEQTRIYHERSMEIGAEMLYVFSQIKK, from the coding sequence ATGTATCCTAAACTATCAGAAACACTTGGCCTGATGAAGCACCAGGAAATCAGTCAGGAAAGAAAAAATACACTTGCCCCGTTAATTGATTTCATCCAGAAAAAGATGGATAAAAAAACAGAAATCCGAATTAATTTTATCTGTACGCATAATTCAAGGAGAAGCCATTTAGCACAGATCTGGGCGCAGACAGCGGCGGCTTACTATGATATTCCGGGACTGAGCAGTTATTCCGGCGGAACAGAAGAAACGGCATTGTTTCCTAAAGTAGCAGAAACACTTATCAGACAAGGCTTTTTCATTACAAAAATTTCGGATTCAGAAAATCCGGTGTATGCTGTTAAATACGATGAAAACAGTCATCCGATTATCGGTTTTTCTAAAAAATATGACAGTTCTTTTAATCCCCTCCGGGAATTTGCGGCGGTTATGACGTGTTCTCAGGCCGATGGTGGCTGCCCTTTTATTGCCGGTGCTGAACAGCGTATTGCCATTACATTTGATGATCCTAAAGTTTCCGATGGCACACCGGAACAGACAAGAATTTACCATGAAAGAAGCATGGAAATCGGCGCTGAAATGCTTTATGTTTTTTCACAGATAAAAAAATAA
- a CDS encoding DUF6428 family protein, with translation MKLSEIKTILPTLENVEFQLEDGTFVPEHFHVTEVGTVIKHFIDCGGTIRKEKTVSFQLWNANDFEHRLKPSKLLNIIKLSEDKLGLEDGEIEVEYQNTTIGKYNLEFNGENFILTNTTTACLAQDACGIPEEKQKIKLSELSSDSSSCCTPNSGCC, from the coding sequence ATGAAATTATCAGAAATTAAAACAATTTTACCTACATTAGAAAATGTTGAATTTCAGCTGGAAGACGGAACCTTTGTTCCGGAACATTTCCACGTAACAGAAGTTGGAACAGTTATAAAACACTTTATTGACTGCGGAGGAACAATTCGTAAAGAAAAAACAGTAAGTTTCCAATTGTGGAATGCGAACGATTTTGAGCACAGGCTGAAACCCTCAAAACTTCTGAATATCATTAAGCTCTCCGAAGATAAGCTTGGTCTTGAAGACGGCGAAATTGAAGTAGAATACCAGAATACTACTATCGGAAAATATAATCTTGAGTTTAACGGGGAGAATTTTATTCTTACCAATACCACCACTGCCTGCTTAGCACAAGATGCCTGTGGAATTCCTGAAGAAAAACAAAAAATCAAATTATCTGAACTTTCTTCTGATTCATCTTCCTGCTGTACGCCAAACTCAGGGTGTTGTTAA
- a CDS encoding ArsR/SmtB family transcription factor: MGATKTDHFTDQQNKIAIIAKALGHPARVAIIEYLLKVDTCICGDIVNELPLAQATVSQHLKELKNAGLIKGNIEGTAICYCIDENTFSVLKDYFSKIIVTVANQKCC; this comes from the coding sequence ATGGGCGCAACTAAAACAGATCATTTTACAGATCAACAGAATAAAATAGCAATCATTGCCAAAGCACTGGGACATCCCGCAAGAGTTGCCATTATTGAGTATCTGCTGAAGGTAGACACTTGTATCTGCGGCGACATTGTCAATGAATTACCTTTGGCACAAGCTACCGTTTCTCAGCATTTGAAAGAACTGAAAAATGCAGGGCTTATCAAAGGAAACATCGAAGGAACAGCTATCTGTTATTGCATTGATGAAAATACCTTTAGCGTACTGAAAGATTATTTTTCAAAAATAATTGTTACGGTTGCCAACCAAAAGTGCTGTTAA
- a CDS encoding beta-1,6-N-acetylglucosaminyltransferase, with translation MQTHMNLSQTQSEIQDQHSPRQVRIAYFIMVHHKADVFRTMFEKIYTRDQFYLIHIDRKAKAELTEEIQVYLMQYPNAFVLESMNIMPEGFSMIQAELNAMEYLLNVSKEWDYFINLSGEDHPLKSQNIIRQFLTAHNGRNYLFYYDQKFYRPDTFRRIQNHFTELSHKISSLIYKREFMDGVIPYIGGKWFIFTRETCTFLVNNKRVMDFEDYYLHTLLPAESFFQTVLMNTVFKDIIVNDDKRVSIEKNFFNKNQYQIHLIESLKNSNQLFIRKVNDKTHEGILQYINESFHVPLKEIDEVQRELKREDRNNNWS, from the coding sequence ATGCAAACCCACATGAACCTCTCGCAAACCCAATCCGAAATCCAGGATCAGCATTCACCCCGACAAGTCAGAATTGCCTATTTTATTATGGTACATCATAAAGCGGATGTTTTCAGGACCATGTTTGAAAAGATCTATACCCGGGATCAGTTTTACCTTATCCATATCGACAGAAAGGCCAAAGCGGAGCTAACAGAAGAAATTCAAGTGTATCTGATGCAGTATCCGAATGCATTTGTTTTGGAAAGTATGAATATCATGCCGGAAGGTTTCAGCATGATCCAGGCAGAGCTTAACGCAATGGAATACCTGCTGAATGTAAGTAAGGAATGGGATTACTTTATCAATTTAAGCGGTGAAGATCATCCGCTGAAGTCCCAAAATATCATCCGCCAGTTTCTTACAGCCCATAACGGCAGAAATTACCTTTTTTACTACGACCAGAAATTTTACAGACCTGATACATTCCGAAGAATTCAGAATCATTTTACGGAATTAAGCCATAAAATTTCTTCGTTAATTTATAAAAGAGAATTTATGGATGGAGTGATCCCCTATATCGGAGGCAAATGGTTTATATTTACCAGAGAAACCTGTACTTTTCTTGTTAATAACAAACGGGTGATGGACTTTGAGGATTATTACCTCCATACCCTTCTACCTGCAGAATCATTTTTCCAGACGGTCCTTATGAATACGGTTTTCAAGGATATTATTGTAAATGATGATAAAAGAGTCTCTATCGAAAAAAACTTTTTCAATAAAAATCAATATCAGATCCACCTTATTGAATCACTTAAAAACAGCAACCAGCTTTTTATCAGAAAAGTGAATGATAAAACCCATGAAGGCATTCTTCAATATATCAACGAAAGTTTTCATGTTCCTCTTAAGGAAATCGACGAAGTGCAAAGAGAACTTAAAAGAGAAGACCGCAACAATAACTGGTCTTAG
- a CDS encoding DEAD/DEAH box helicase encodes MSFKSLHLINPIIRAVTEAGYSKPTEIQYSVIPHILAGKDIIGCGQTGTGKTAAFAMPILQLLKKYTPDHNEIRTLILTPTRELAIQIEENLRIYSKYLPLSQLSVYGGVSTGSQLAALRKRVDILVATPGRLLDLAGQRHIDLSKIEVLVLDEADRMLDMGFINDVNKILRMIPQKRQTLFFSATMPVDIRKFAKTMLQNPVEVTVHPVSAKSVDAVNDELPDVPKSYIHRNSRTGRAGAEGRAIALCNAEEQVDLKNIQKLIGFTMPVGQFQK; translated from the coding sequence ATCAGTTTTAAAAGCTTACATTTAATTAATCCCATCATCCGTGCCGTAACAGAAGCCGGATATTCCAAACCTACAGAGATACAATATTCTGTAATTCCTCATATTCTGGCCGGAAAGGATATCATCGGATGTGGGCAGACCGGTACCGGAAAAACTGCTGCATTTGCAATGCCTATCCTGCAACTGCTGAAAAAGTATACTCCCGATCACAATGAAATAAGAACTTTAATACTTACCCCCACAAGAGAACTGGCCATACAGATTGAAGAAAATTTAAGAATCTACAGTAAGTATCTTCCTCTTTCCCAGCTGTCTGTTTATGGAGGAGTTTCTACAGGCAGCCAGCTTGCTGCTTTAAGGAAGAGAGTGGATATTCTTGTAGCTACGCCGGGAAGACTTCTTGATCTTGCAGGGCAAAGACATATTGACCTTTCTAAAATAGAAGTTCTCGTTCTGGACGAAGCAGACCGTATGCTGGATATGGGTTTTATCAATGATGTAAACAAAATACTGAGGATGATTCCACAGAAAAGACAAACCCTGTTTTTTTCTGCTACAATGCCTGTTGACATTCGGAAATTTGCAAAAACCATGCTGCAGAATCCTGTTGAGGTAACAGTACACCCTGTGTCGGCAAAGAGCGTGGATGCTGTAAATGATGAACTTCCGGATGTTCCGAAAAGCTATATTCACCGAAATAGCAGAACGGGAAGGGCAGGGGCCGAAGGAAGAGCAATTGCTCTCTGCAATGCAGAAGAACAGGTAGATTTAAAAAATATCCAAAAACTGATTGGCTTTACCATGCCGGTTGGACAATTTCAAAAATGA
- a CDS encoding cold-shock protein, with product MQKGTVKFFNEAKGFGFISPSEGGTDIFVHSSGLNTRSIRENDQVVFDVQKGDRGLNAVNVKLA from the coding sequence ATGCAAAAAGGCACCGTAAAATTTTTCAATGAAGCAAAAGGCTTCGGTTTTATTTCCCCTTCAGAAGGTGGGACAGATATATTTGTACATTCTTCGGGACTGAACACAAGATCTATTCGTGAAAACGATCAGGTTGTTTTTGATGTACAGAAAGGTGACAGAGGCTTAAATGCGGTTAACGTAAAACTCGCATAA
- a CDS encoding MaoC family dehydratase, which produces MVIINNYEEYKLLEGTMVGSSSWHIIDQDQINRFADATLDHQWIHVDCEKAEHEGPYQSTIAHGYLTLSLIPYLWKQIAEVRNVNLEINYGIENFRFGIPVKVDCEVSLQATIRSVNNLKGTVKVIVGAKLLIKNELKPAYTGDVVFLYQFK; this is translated from the coding sequence ATGGTTATCATCAACAATTACGAAGAATATAAATTGCTGGAAGGTACAATGGTGGGCAGTTCTTCCTGGCATATCATAGATCAGGATCAGATCAACCGGTTTGCAGATGCGACACTGGATCATCAGTGGATTCACGTAGATTGTGAAAAAGCGGAGCACGAAGGACCATATCAGTCGACAATTGCGCACGGTTACCTTACTCTTTCACTGATACCTTATCTTTGGAAACAGATCGCAGAGGTACGTAATGTCAATCTTGAAATCAATTACGGAATAGAAAATTTCAGATTCGGGATTCCTGTAAAAGTTGATTGTGAAGTTTCTCTTCAGGCTACTATCCGGTCTGTCAATAACCTTAAAGGAACGGTTAAAGTTATTGTCGGGGCAAAGCTTCTTATTAAAAACGAGCTTAAACCTGCGTATACAGGCGATGTGGTATTTCTTTATCAGTTCAAATAG